TCCTTCCTTTAATGTGCTTGCTCATGCTGTTTGGATCCAGATCATGGATAGGCTTAAGCGCCAACGTATCAAAGTTGAACTTTTTGGAAAGGTGCTCGGAGATACCTTTACAATTTCCTTCTAAAGAATAAAATACAATCAGCGTGTCGCTCATTCAAGTTCCTCCTTCACGATCTGTTTTGCTGCAGAATATCCCATACTAAGTGCTGCTTGTATATTATACCCACCTGTATCGCCATCTATGTCAACAACTTCACCGACAGCGTATATTCTTTTGTGCTTTTTCAGCGCAAAGGTCTTTAGTGAGACCTCTTCAAGCGAAACACCGCCTGAGGTTGCCATCGCCTGTTTAAATCCGATCGCCTTGAAATCGCTTATTCTATAATCTGTAAAGATCGCTCCTAGACTCTGCCTGTTCTTTTTGGATACCTCGCTCATCTTCAAGGTGGGGTCAATCCCAGATCGACTTAGGAGTTCCAGTATGAAGGCCTTTGGTAGGTCAAGCGTCTCCAGTACCGTCTTCAACTGCCTTTTTCCGTTTTGGGTCGCCGAATCGATAAGAAAACGGTCGAACTGGGACTTATCCATGTCCAAAAAATTAAAGGATAGGACATCGCCCGGTTCAAAGCTTCTGCTCGAATTCAAGATAAGCGGGCCTGAAAACCCCTTATGAGTGATAAGCAGGTCATCCGTAGACCTCAGGACCTGCCCGCCCTTTCTCAGGATCGTCAGTGTCACCCCTTTAAAGCTAAGTCCTGATAAAGGGGTAAAGGCGTCACTTAATGAGATACCCGTAAGCGCCGGCTTGATGGCCATAATGTCTACGCCAAGCGCCTTGAACCAGGCATAGGCGTCTCCTGTGGTCCCCAGAAGCGGATAACTTGCTCCCCCAGTCGCCACAACAACCGTCGATGCTGTATACTCATCCTTAAGTGTTCTGACCAGCCACTTCCCATCCACAGCCTCCACACCGGTCACCGGTTCATCCATGAGGATCTTCACCTTAAACTCTTTCAGCGCGCCGGCAAATGCTTCGATGACACTGCTGCTTTTCAGACTTTTAGGAAAAACCTTGCCATCTTCCCTGATCAAAGGCTCAACGCCAAGTGATCTGAGGTAGGCGATCGCATCTCTTGCGTCGAATGCTTTTAGGGCATGTCTCAGCTGTTTTCCTTTTGTTCCATAATGGGTCATGAGGATATCCTTATCCTCATCGTGCGTATAATTGCACATCCCGCCTCCTGAGGCAAGTATTTTTTTACCCAAGACCTTGTTTTTTTCGATAATTGTGGTTTCAAGACCGGCTCTGGCGCATTCAAGTGCGCAGATCAGTCCAGACGGGCCACTGCCAATAACGATTACGCTCATCGCAACCTCCCCTTAATCGGATAGTCAACTTAACTGATACATTGTTTTTATTGTAAAATTACTCTAGAATGGTAATGAAGGAGGTGACCGCTTTGACACAGACCGACGCACTTGTCTTACTAAACGCATTTAGAATGGGAGTCGTTCCAGGACCCATACTTAGTGGTACGATCGACAGAAAGA
The window above is part of the Fusibacter sp. A1 genome. Proteins encoded here:
- a CDS encoding NAD(P)/FAD-dependent oxidoreductase — protein: MSVIVIGSGPSGLICALECARAGLETTIIEKNKVLGKKILASGGGMCNYTHDEDKDILMTHYGTKGKQLRHALKAFDARDAIAYLRSLGVEPLIREDGKVFPKSLKSSSVIEAFAGALKEFKVKILMDEPVTGVEAVDGKWLVRTLKDEYTASTVVVATGGASYPLLGTTGDAYAWFKALGVDIMAIKPALTGISLSDAFTPLSGLSFKGVTLTILRKGGQVLRSTDDLLITHKGFSGPLILNSSRSFEPGDVLSFNFLDMDKSQFDRFLIDSATQNGKRQLKTVLETLDLPKAFILELLSRSGIDPTLKMSEVSKKNRQSLGAIFTDYRISDFKAIGFKQAMATSGGVSLEEVSLKTFALKKHKRIYAVGEVVDIDGDTGGYNIQAALSMGYSAAKQIVKEELE